From one [Ruminococcus] lactaris ATCC 29176 genomic stretch:
- a CDS encoding IS110 family transposase — protein MNCNTQNAKIASITEKTLIVGIDVGSETHFARAFDWRNYEYTKKPLEFSNTEAGFMMFKAWVEDIAEKQGKTAVIPGMEPTGHYWFALGKFLQDSGMKPVHVNPHHVKKSKELDDNNPNKNDRKDPKTIAALVNEGRFSYPYIPTGIYAEIRSLSNLRFQTQEELTRIKNRIARWFAIYFPEYKDVYGDLMAVSGRMILKEAPLPEDIRILGVNGVNQIWRNAKLRGTGMKRAKILVSAAEHSVGSKEAPEAARIELKNLLNDMDVYVSRMEELLQTIEEKLKTIPYVDKLMEIKGIGLITVSGFIAEVGDIGRFDNPKQLQKLAGYAIVANDSGKHNGESRISYRGRKRLRYVLYEAAISLVGKNAEFKEIHEYYRTRKENPLKKMQSVVAVACKIIRVFYTILTKGVDYDPMKLMSDIRRPQLQAA, from the coding sequence ATGAATTGTAACACACAGAACGCAAAAATTGCATCCATAACTGAAAAAACTTTGATTGTTGGAATTGATGTCGGCAGTGAAACTCATTTTGCCAGGGCATTTGATTGGCGGAACTATGAATATACAAAGAAGCCGCTGGAATTCAGTAATACTGAGGCGGGTTTCATGATGTTCAAGGCATGGGTGGAAGATATCGCAGAAAAGCAAGGTAAAACAGCTGTAATTCCCGGAATGGAGCCGACCGGTCATTACTGGTTTGCACTGGGGAAATTCCTGCAGGACAGCGGGATGAAGCCTGTACATGTGAATCCGCACCATGTCAAGAAGTCGAAAGAGCTGGATGACAACAATCCCAATAAGAATGACCGTAAGGATCCAAAGACGATTGCGGCACTGGTCAATGAAGGACGCTTCTCTTATCCCTACATACCAACCGGTATTTATGCGGAGATCAGGAGCTTATCGAATCTTCGTTTCCAGACGCAGGAAGAGCTAACAAGAATCAAGAATCGAATCGCTAGATGGTTTGCCATTTATTTTCCTGAATATAAAGACGTTTATGGGGATTTAATGGCAGTCAGCGGACGAATGATACTCAAGGAAGCTCCATTGCCGGAGGATATCAGAATACTTGGAGTGAACGGTGTAAACCAGATTTGGAGAAACGCGAAGCTGCGAGGCACTGGAATGAAGAGGGCAAAGATCCTGGTATCAGCTGCAGAGCATAGCGTTGGAAGTAAGGAAGCACCGGAAGCGGCAAGGATTGAATTGAAGAATCTGCTGAATGACATGGATGTATATGTGTCAAGGATGGAGGAACTGCTCCAAACTATAGAGGAAAAACTGAAGACGATTCCATATGTTGATAAACTGATGGAAATCAAAGGAATCGGATTGATTACAGTCAGCGGATTTATTGCAGAAGTAGGTGACATTGGACGTTTTGATAATCCGAAGCAGCTGCAGAAGCTGGCGGGATATGCAATCGTGGCAAATGATTCCGGAAAGCACAATGGAGAGAGCCGGATCAGCTACAGAGGCAGAAAACGGCTGAGATATGTGCTGTATGAAGCTGCGATATCACTGGTGGGGAAGAATGCTGAGTTTAAGGAAATACATGAGTATTATCGAACCCGTAAAGAAAACCCGTTAAAGAAGATGCAGTCAGTAGTAGCAGTGGCATGTAAGATTATTAGGGTATTCTACACAATCCTGACAAAGGGTGTGGATTATGACCCAATGAAACTGATGAGTGATATCAGAAGGCCACAGTTGCAGGCAGCGTAG
- a CDS encoding glycosyltransferase: MKRICFISTIPLTLRTFVLKTAIYLHENTDWDISFICSEDEEFASELPEFIHYFPVPMERGISISGIKSMMQMKKIFVKEKFDLIQYSTPNASLYAALAGKLAGIPVRLYCQWGMVYVGFEGIKRQVFKAIEKIVCKLSTWIEPDSVSNLNFAHEENLYPQTKGSVIWNGSACGINLEKFDISQKIKYRKDIREKYNFPEASFVYGFVGRITKDKGINELLAAFKQIYESNSNVYLMMVGATEKDDTVDESLFLWSKKCEHVIYTGFTDIVEQYLSAMDTYILPSYREGFGMGVVEAEAMGVPVIVTSIPGPVDAMKENETGLVVVKKDVVGLTKAMKIMQDNPQMCKQFGVAGEELVRTKFEQKKLFEKILEDRKRLLK; this comes from the coding sequence ATGAAAAGAATTTGTTTTATAAGTACGATACCATTAACACTTAGAACATTTGTGTTAAAGACGGCGATATATCTACATGAGAATACAGATTGGGATATTAGTTTTATTTGTAGTGAAGATGAAGAATTTGCTTCAGAGTTACCCGAATTTATACATTATTTTCCGGTTCCAATGGAAAGAGGAATTAGTATCTCCGGAATAAAATCAATGATGCAAATGAAAAAAATTTTTGTAAAAGAAAAATTTGATTTAATACAGTACTCAACCCCGAATGCTTCTCTTTATGCGGCACTTGCAGGAAAGTTAGCTGGAATACCAGTTAGGCTGTATTGCCAATGGGGAATGGTTTATGTTGGATTTGAAGGAATAAAACGACAGGTGTTTAAAGCTATTGAAAAGATAGTATGTAAACTGTCAACATGGATTGAACCAGACAGTGTAAGTAATTTAAATTTTGCACATGAAGAAAATTTATATCCACAAACAAAGGGATCAGTTATATGGAATGGAAGTGCATGTGGTATCAATCTAGAAAAATTTGATATTTCTCAAAAAATTAAATATCGGAAGGATATTCGCGAGAAGTATAATTTCCCAGAAGCTAGTTTTGTCTATGGCTTTGTAGGAAGAATTACAAAAGATAAGGGTATTAATGAATTGCTTGCTGCTTTTAAGCAGATATATGAATCTAATTCTAATGTGTATTTAATGATGGTAGGTGCAACAGAGAAGGATGATACAGTTGATGAATCGTTATTTTTGTGGTCAAAAAAATGTGAACACGTGATATATACAGGATTTACAGATATCGTAGAACAATATCTGTCTGCAATGGATACGTATATTTTACCAAGTTACAGAGAAGGTTTTGGTATGGGAGTAGTAGAAGCAGAGGCTATGGGAGTTCCAGTGATAGTTACATCTATTCCAGGTCCCGTGGATGCAATGAAAGAAAATGAGACTGGATTAGTTGTTGTGAAAAAAGATGTAGTTGGGCTAACTAAGGCAATGAAGATTATGCAAGATAATCCGCAGATGTGTAAACAATTTGGTGTAGCTGGAGAAGAACTGGTACGGACTAAATTCGAGCAGAAGAAGTTGTTTGAAAAGATTTTGGAAGATAGAAAAAGATTGTTGAAGTAA
- a CDS encoding glycosyltransferase family 2 protein: MFARVSIIMGIYNCESTLAEAIDSILSQTYMDWKLIMCDDGSEDNTYKLAERYQKKYSDQIILIMNDRNRGLNYTLNHCLKYADTEYVARMDGDDISLPTRLEKEVEFLDSHPKYAVVSCPMIYFDENGEFMLGKETGEPTLESMVRKTPFCHAPCLVRREAYEAVHGYAVADNRLRVEDWDLWIRMYEKGFKGFMLDEYLYAMRDDRNAISRRKMKYRLNEARVGASAVKKLKLSPINYVLCLRPILVGLLPRSVYKVLHILKGKIK, translated from the coding sequence ATGTTTGCAAGAGTATCGATTATTATGGGAATTTATAACTGTGAGAGTACTTTGGCAGAAGCTATTGATTCTATCCTTTCACAGACGTATATGGATTGGAAACTCATAATGTGTGATGATGGTTCCGAAGATAATACATATAAACTTGCAGAGCGATATCAGAAGAAATATTCGGATCAGATTATCTTAATTATGAATGATAGGAATAGAGGACTTAATTACACATTGAATCATTGTCTTAAGTATGCAGATACAGAATATGTAGCACGTATGGATGGTGATGATATTTCTTTACCAACGAGACTGGAAAAGGAAGTGGAGTTCTTGGATTCGCATCCAAAGTATGCTGTTGTTAGTTGTCCTATGATCTATTTTGACGAAAATGGCGAATTCATGTTGGGAAAAGAAACTGGAGAACCAACTTTGGAGTCTATGGTAAGGAAAACTCCATTTTGTCATGCTCCTTGTTTAGTTAGGAGAGAAGCTTACGAAGCAGTACATGGATATGCAGTAGCTGATAATCGGCTTAGAGTTGAAGATTGGGATTTGTGGATTCGCATGTACGAAAAAGGATTCAAGGGTTTCATGTTAGATGAGTATCTTTATGCAATGAGAGATGATAGGAATGCAATCAGTAGAAGAAAAATGAAGTATAGATTAAATGAGGCAAGAGTGGGAGCATCTGCGGTAAAGAAGTTGAAACTTTCCCCTATTAATTATGTATTATGCTTGCGGCCAATTTTAGTAGGGTTGTTGCCGAGATCTGTTTATAAAGTATTACATATATTGAAGGGGAAAATTAAATGA
- a CDS encoding EpsG family protein: protein MTVYLVAILLTAIISSVGSGRRSYTITENDRKIYYWSNLYTIAILIVWCFVFAYRGLSVGSDTSGYYAVYRRIFSDNMTYSNFITYERDVFFATLEFFCAKFFQGNWIWFQVVVAILTYLPIISVVKKNSNDVTTSLLLFIFTLQFYSGFNGMRQGIAMSFVVYAYFNYLLEKKYLKFAILILVAFSVHSSVILVVPFLLFSLCGFSSKIVRWSAAAIVVLYLFVWQIWPYIIQFFTAIGQVKMANDYAEAGTGHGSGLLRVIVAMLPFVLGFFYKNILREKYKNIDVELAMVLYGALFMLLSMRYWIFARVSSYFCGSLVIFIPKLIDIFTDRRIGKLFILILYFSYMVALLLHGDGAYYPYTFFN from the coding sequence ATGACTGTATATTTAGTTGCTATTTTATTAACTGCAATTATTAGCTCAGTAGGGAGCGGACGGAGGAGTTATACGATTACGGAGAATGATAGAAAGATATATTACTGGAGTAATCTATATACTATTGCAATTCTAATAGTTTGGTGTTTTGTATTTGCGTATAGAGGCCTTAGTGTGGGTAGCGATACATCTGGATATTATGCTGTTTATCGTAGGATATTTAGCGATAATATGACATATTCTAACTTTATTACTTATGAGAGAGATGTTTTTTTTGCAACTTTAGAATTCTTTTGTGCAAAATTTTTTCAAGGTAATTGGATTTGGTTTCAAGTTGTAGTGGCTATTTTAACATATCTACCAATAATAAGTGTTGTTAAAAAGAACTCAAATGATGTAACCACATCATTGCTACTGTTTATATTTACACTTCAGTTTTACTCAGGATTTAATGGGATGCGTCAAGGAATTGCAATGAGTTTTGTAGTGTATGCCTATTTTAATTATTTATTAGAAAAAAAATATCTTAAGTTTGCGATTTTAATTCTTGTTGCATTTAGCGTTCATTCTAGCGTAATATTGGTAGTGCCATTCTTGCTTTTTTCTTTATGTGGATTTAGTAGCAAGATTGTACGATGGAGTGCAGCTGCAATAGTTGTTTTATATTTATTTGTGTGGCAGATTTGGCCATATATAATTCAATTTTTCACAGCGATTGGGCAGGTAAAAATGGCCAATGATTATGCAGAAGCAGGTACGGGTCATGGGTCAGGATTATTGAGAGTGATTGTGGCGATGTTGCCTTTTGTTCTTGGATTTTTTTATAAAAATATACTTCGTGAAAAATACAAGAATATTGATGTTGAATTAGCTATGGTTCTATATGGTGCTCTTTTTATGCTATTGAGTATGAGATACTGGATTTTCGCGAGAGTATCTAGTTATTTTTGCGGAAGTTTAGTTATATTTATTCCGAAATTGATAGATATATTTACAGATAGGCGTATAGGAAAGCTTTTTATTTTGATTTTATATTTTAGTTATATGGTTGCATTACTTCTACATGGAGACGGGGCGTATTATCCGTATACATTCTTTAATTAA
- the wecB gene encoding non-hydrolyzing UDP-N-acetylglucosamine 2-epimerase — MRNRPESFETLVCVTGQHREMLDQVLKIFEIKPDYDLNIMKQGQDLYDVTSRVLVGMREVLNDGMPDVVLVHGDTTTSMAAALAAFYMQIPVGHVEAGLRTYDIYSPWPEEMNRQLTGRIATYNFVPTKNSFNNLVGEGVDEKSIFVTGNSVIDALHQVVNRIDSDTNLANEITRKLLSLGYDITRTYNKKLVLITGHRRENFGDGFLNICSAIKKLSETYKDIDFLYPMHLNPNVRKPIHEIFGANLNAYDNIFFIEPLEYLEFVYVMSKATVLLTDSGGVQEEAPGLGKPVLVMRNTTECPEAVDSGTVKLVGTDYDRIISETGKLLDSKDYYNQMSRAINPYGDGKASIRIADILEK; from the coding sequence TTGAGGAATAGACCAGAATCATTTGAAACATTAGTTTGCGTTACTGGTCAGCACAGGGAAATGTTAGATCAAGTCTTGAAAATATTTGAAATTAAACCGGATTATGATCTTAATATCATGAAACAGGGGCAGGACTTGTATGATGTAACCAGCAGAGTTCTTGTTGGAATGCGGGAAGTCTTAAACGATGGTATGCCGGATGTTGTTTTGGTTCACGGTGATACAACAACAAGCATGGCTGCTGCACTTGCAGCTTTTTATATGCAGATACCGGTGGGACATGTAGAAGCTGGACTTAGAACATATGATATTTATAGTCCGTGGCCAGAAGAAATGAATAGGCAGTTGACGGGTAGAATAGCTACGTATAATTTTGTGCCAACTAAGAATAGTTTCAATAATTTGGTAGGTGAAGGTGTTGATGAAAAGTCGATTTTTGTAACGGGAAACAGTGTAATTGATGCACTGCATCAGGTTGTTAATAGAATTGATTCTGATACGAACCTTGCAAATGAAATTACTAGGAAATTATTATCATTGGGTTATGATATTACAAGAACATATAATAAAAAATTGGTATTGATTACAGGACATAGAAGAGAAAACTTTGGAGATGGTTTTTTGAATATCTGTTCTGCTATAAAAAAATTATCTGAAACATATAAAGATATAGATTTTTTATATCCTATGCATTTAAATCCCAATGTAAGGAAGCCAATACACGAGATTTTTGGAGCTAACCTGAATGCATATGACAATATATTTTTTATTGAACCATTAGAATATTTAGAGTTTGTTTATGTAATGAGTAAGGCAACGGTATTATTGACAGATAGCGGCGGAGTACAGGAAGAGGCTCCGGGATTAGGTAAACCAGTACTGGTTATGAGAAATACAACAGAGTGCCCAGAAGCAGTTGATTCGGGAACAGTTAAACTGGTCGGAACAGATTATGACAGAATCATATCTGAAACAGGTAAATTATTAGATAGTAAAGATTATTACAATCAGATGTCTAGGGCAATCAATCCATATGGAGATGGAAAAGCAAGTATTCGTATAGCAGATATATTAGAAAAATAA
- a CDS encoding glycosyltransferase family 32 protein: MIPKIVHYIWFGGNSYSEKIQHCIDSWHKYLPDYEFMLWNEETFDVNSVRFTKEAYENKKWAFVSDYVRVYALYNYGGFYLDTDVEVLKPLTDFTGNKLLLGTDEDGALTALMGSEKNFELWGKLLRMYDEISFVRDDGSFNQVVNNVYIEDSLKKLGFVKENKYQRLAEGIEIFPDDYFHAISLMKGTKNITKNTYAIHWHTLSWTPQKTHVLRFIRTKIFLPLFGREKGLNMINKILSKGKNK; this comes from the coding sequence ATGATACCAAAGATAGTTCATTATATATGGTTTGGAGGAAATTCATATTCTGAAAAGATCCAGCATTGTATTGATAGCTGGCATAAGTATTTGCCAGATTATGAATTTATGTTATGGAACGAAGAAACATTTGATGTGAATTCTGTTAGGTTTACAAAAGAAGCGTATGAAAATAAAAAATGGGCTTTTGTCTCTGATTATGTAAGAGTGTATGCTCTATATAATTATGGTGGTTTTTACTTGGACACAGATGTTGAAGTTTTAAAACCTCTTACAGACTTTACAGGTAATAAGTTGCTACTAGGGACCGATGAAGATGGTGCGTTAACTGCTTTAATGGGGTCTGAAAAGAATTTTGAACTTTGGGGAAAACTTTTAAGAATGTATGATGAGATTTCTTTTGTTAGAGATGATGGAAGTTTTAATCAGGTTGTTAATAATGTCTATATTGAGGATTCCTTAAAAAAACTAGGGTTTGTAAAAGAAAATAAGTATCAAAGATTAGCGGAAGGTATAGAAATATTTCCGGACGATTATTTCCATGCTATAAGTTTAATGAAAGGCACAAAAAATATTACAAAGAATACTTATGCTATTCACTGGCATACATTATCTTGGACTCCTCAGAAAACACATGTTTTGAGATTTATTCGAACTAAGATATTCTTGCCATTATTTGGAAGGGAGAAAGGTTTGAATATGATCAACAAAATATTAAGTAAAGGAAAAAACAAATGA
- a CDS encoding glycosyltransferase: MKKRIVFVNLHTNWMMLKVTDVILLKNSVALKHKYLLDYLLHNIDKYEVCTYLNSNCFSLYQRGSDKLQRILRPIGIKENEWIMHQNGIKKGQIVVIKNANELKKDDLIVLYNVKTASYIGMGDVKAFKALSMLHFHGREEEDELIKNANINCFFNEVNLKTNCELYRKYYHIDKPWIIHPFVFAERFQNRKPFNERKNMAFATGTITYKVHKEFLDTYGDSCDQPSRKQIKDNPEFFKDTVYCTSSDYLEDNAGKPIKDNDFVLIKLYKKIYNRLFTGKQKKYFSFDMVEAFNSYKMCIVGEEILGIPGIGFVEGMACGCAYIGIDSPAYRDWGLVPGIHYITYDGTKEDLKRVIEYYQMDEHQEELERIARTGYDYVRTHFNGDAVAETLLHDLEEQQRIWLAQKG; encoded by the coding sequence ATGAAAAAAAGAATTGTGTTTGTAAATTTGCACACTAATTGGATGATGCTTAAAGTTACCGATGTTATTTTATTAAAAAATTCTGTTGCGTTAAAACACAAATACCTGTTGGATTATTTGTTGCACAACATAGATAAGTATGAAGTTTGTACTTATTTGAATTCAAACTGTTTTTCTTTATATCAAAGGGGATCAGATAAATTACAGAGAATACTTCGACCTATAGGTATAAAAGAAAATGAGTGGATTATGCACCAAAATGGTATTAAAAAAGGTCAAATAGTAGTTATTAAAAATGCGAATGAATTAAAAAAAGATGACCTGATCGTTTTGTATAATGTTAAAACTGCGAGTTATATTGGTATGGGAGATGTAAAAGCTTTTAAAGCTTTAAGTATGCTACATTTTCACGGGCGAGAAGAAGAGGATGAATTAATAAAAAATGCCAATATTAATTGTTTTTTTAATGAAGTGAATCTTAAGACTAATTGTGAATTATATAGAAAGTATTATCACATAGATAAACCATGGATTATACATCCGTTTGTTTTTGCTGAAAGATTTCAAAATAGAAAACCATTCAATGAAAGAAAGAATATGGCATTTGCTACTGGGACTATTACTTATAAGGTTCATAAAGAGTTTTTGGATACATATGGTGATTCTTGTGATCAACCATCAAGAAAACAAATCAAAGACAATCCAGAGTTTTTTAAAGACACAGTCTATTGCACAAGTAGCGACTATCTCGAAGATAATGCAGGAAAACCAATTAAAGATAATGATTTTGTTTTGATAAAGTTATATAAAAAGATCTACAATCGCTTGTTTACCGGAAAGCAAAAAAAATATTTTTCTTTCGACATGGTAGAGGCATTCAATTCATATAAAATGTGTATTGTTGGTGAGGAAATCCTTGGTATCCCAGGTATTGGTTTTGTAGAAGGTATGGCCTGCGGGTGTGCTTATATAGGTATAGATTCGCCAGCATATAGAGACTGGGGATTAGTGCCTGGAATTCATTACATTACCTACGATGGTACAAAAGAGGATCTCAAGAGAGTTATCGAGTATTACCAGATGGATGAGCACCAGGAAGAATTGGAAAGAATAGCTAGGACCGGATACGACTATGTTCGTACCCATTTCAATGGAGATGCGGTTGCTGAAACGTTGCTGCACGACTTAGAAGAGCAGCAGAGAATTTGGCTTGCTCAGAAAGGATAA
- a CDS encoding NTP transferase domain-containing protein, protein MEKKKLHLIMPMGGAGSRFFKNGFVMPKPLIEISGKPFLYWATKSIEKYVDLADITFVVLKQHIAEFQIDEVILEYFPEAQIEAVDFEEVKAGPVMTCLAGLKNINDDQPILFNDCDHMFACDRFAEDMNSENWNYDGALLTFESNEPQFSYVQYENGRIVGTVEKKVVSNHAICGAYMVRNAQMFREMADEYLQNCNYSEFFVSGIYNVMCKKGLEVRNYTTDFHVPFGTPIEYEQAQNSEYFEVLK, encoded by the coding sequence ATGGAAAAGAAAAAGTTACATTTAATAATGCCTATGGGCGGAGCAGGTTCGCGTTTTTTCAAAAATGGATTTGTTATGCCAAAGCCATTGATTGAAATTAGTGGTAAACCGTTCTTGTATTGGGCAACAAAATCGATTGAAAAATATGTGGATCTGGCAGATATCACATTTGTTGTACTGAAGCAGCATATTGCAGAATTCCAGATTGATGAAGTAATTCTGGAATATTTTCCGGAGGCCCAAATTGAAGCAGTGGACTTTGAAGAGGTTAAGGCTGGACCGGTTATGACTTGTTTGGCAGGACTAAAGAATATTAATGATGATCAACCTATTTTATTCAATGACTGTGACCACATGTTTGCATGCGATAGGTTTGCAGAGGATATGAATTCTGAAAATTGGAATTATGATGGAGCGTTACTAACTTTTGAATCTAATGAGCCGCAGTTCAGTTATGTTCAGTATGAGAACGGACGAATTGTTGGAACCGTAGAAAAAAAGGTTGTCAGCAATCATGCAATTTGTGGTGCATATATGGTCCGCAATGCACAGATGTTTCGTGAAATGGCGGATGAATATCTGCAAAATTGTAATTACAGCGAATTTTTTGTGAGTGGTATTTATAATGTAATGTGTAAAAAAGGTCTTGAAGTAAGAAATTATACCACTGATTTCCATGTTCCATTTGGTACACCAATCGAATATGAACAGGCACAGAATTCAGAATACTTTGAAGTGTTAAAATAA
- a CDS encoding phosphotransferase, which translates to MNSYNLGGHSGCQIFLMEDDDGQVFVRKISKDVDYNERLEVQSKKQASFSGDPIRAPRVLDHGYTDDGLFFFDMEYVQGVTLAEYIKTMEIGKVKGIVESLVSSIVPNKPITVLESAVPVEEIFRKKLLDLRGKLKDKNNAVINQSLDLLERHDWHKLTNSQCHGDMTLENIIVKDDRLYFIDFLDSFYDSWFLDIGTLLQDVQVMWSYRFEKDVNMNTVLRLIVFRDLLLDEIRKVNPDYVLEIYYSLLQKLIRIYPYTKDELTYNYLNEKTALVLADIHALETRVREGV; encoded by the coding sequence ATGAATAGCTACAATTTAGGCGGCCATTCTGGTTGCCAGATCTTTTTGATGGAAGATGATGATGGACAAGTTTTTGTTCGCAAGATTTCAAAAGATGTAGATTATAATGAAAGATTAGAAGTTCAAAGTAAAAAGCAAGCATCCTTTTCGGGTGATCCGATTAGAGCACCTCGCGTGCTAGACCATGGGTATACAGATGATGGTCTGTTCTTCTTTGATATGGAGTATGTTCAAGGTGTTACTCTTGCGGAATACATTAAAACTATGGAAATTGGCAAGGTAAAAGGAATTGTTGAATCATTAGTTAGTAGCATTGTACCGAACAAACCGATTACTGTTCTGGAAAGTGCAGTACCTGTTGAAGAGATTTTTAGAAAAAAGCTTTTGGATTTGCGAGGAAAATTGAAAGATAAAAATAACGCAGTAATCAATCAATCATTGGACTTGTTAGAAAGACATGATTGGCATAAATTAACCAATTCTCAATGTCATGGTGATATGACATTGGAAAATATCATCGTCAAGGATGACCGATTATATTTTATTGACTTTTTGGATTCTTTTTACGATTCATGGTTCTTAGATATCGGCACACTTTTGCAGGATGTTCAGGTTATGTGGTCTTATCGATTTGAGAAAGATGTCAACATGAATACGGTTTTACGATTGATTGTCTTCCGTGATTTGCTATTGGATGAAATACGAAAAGTAAATCCAGACTATGTTCTTGAGATTTATTATTCCTTGTTACAAAAATTGATTCGTATTTATCCATATACGAAGGATGAACTAACTTACAATTATCTGAATGAAAAAACAGCACTTGTATTAGCAGATATTCATGCATTAGAAACAAGAGTAAGGGAGGGTGTGTAA
- a CDS encoding HAD family hydrolase, translating into MKLIIVDLDGTLFDTKDVNYHAYKEAIAPYGYDMDYKYYCEFCNGRHYLDFLPQVTTTDSEILSAMHKAKKIAYKNHLDKAVLNKGLVDIIRLMRGEYKTAVVTTASKENCWDILNQFEIAGLFDLVLTHDDITKSKPDPEGFLKAMEYFGAKPEDTIIFEDSTVGLEAAERSGAFYYKTYRFN; encoded by the coding sequence TTGAAACTGATTATTGTAGATTTAGACGGAACACTTTTTGATACAAAAGATGTAAATTATCATGCTTACAAAGAGGCAATTGCACCTTATGGATATGATATGGATTATAAATATTATTGTGAGTTTTGTAATGGAAGACATTATCTTGATTTTTTGCCGCAGGTAACAACGACAGATAGTGAAATTCTTTCTGCCATGCACAAGGCTAAGAAGATTGCTTATAAAAATCATTTAGATAAAGCTGTATTGAATAAAGGCTTGGTAGATATCATTAGGTTGATGCGTGGAGAATACAAGACAGCTGTGGTAACGACTGCATCAAAAGAGAACTGTTGGGATATCCTCAATCAATTTGAAATTGCAGGTTTATTTGATTTGGTTCTAACACATGATGATATCACAAAATCTAAGCCGGATCCGGAAGGATTTTTAAAGGCAATGGAGTATTTTGGTGCAAAACCAGAAGATACTATCATCTTCGAAGATTCCACAGTGGGGCTTGAAGCGGCAGAAAGAAGTGGAGCATTTTATTATAAGACGTATAGATTTAATTGA
- a CDS encoding glycosyltransferase family 2 protein, translating into MTKGTYNNIEVIVVDNGSEDSTKEIANKLADKDDRIIVIHQNNQGPAGSRDTGLKNATGDYIAYCDSDDWFEPDCLESLMDFLTRYNADIAVCRSQIPGKIIDYNPFEVQVWDKDGAIDAFLEHKKLNGVLWNKLIRRELFDGIEFDKTLWYWEDLAVVWKIMKRVNRVVRFNEAKYNFYVHPESMCAKKYSPNRIYSSLKVWNKIVEDCSDAGMEEHSRNATVARFKWLYGDLKLMFKDDYDDKESMKTVQCIMRQTGTIGIKSLESKKDKIFASLCIADLNLAKTMYKILNRSK; encoded by the coding sequence ATTACAAAAGGAACCTATAATAATATTGAAGTGATTGTGGTAGACAATGGCTCGGAAGATTCTACAAAGGAAATTGCTAATAAACTAGCCGATAAAGATGATCGTATTATAGTGATTCACCAGAATAATCAGGGACCAGCAGGGTCAAGAGATACTGGATTAAAAAATGCCACAGGAGATTATATTGCATACTGCGATTCTGATGATTGGTTTGAACCAGACTGTCTAGAATCTTTAATGGATTTTTTAACAAGATATAACGCAGATATAGCTGTGTGCAGGTCACAAATTCCAGGCAAGATAATAGATTATAATCCCTTTGAGGTTCAGGTTTGGGATAAAGATGGTGCAATAGATGCATTTCTGGAGCACAAAAAATTAAATGGTGTTTTGTGGAATAAACTGATTCGCAGAGAATTATTTGATGGAATTGAATTTGATAAGACGCTGTGGTACTGGGAAGATTTAGCGGTTGTTTGGAAAATTATGAAGCGAGTTAATAGAGTGGTTCGATTCAATGAGGCTAAATACAATTTTTATGTGCATCCTGAAAGCATGTGTGCAAAAAAATATAGTCCTAATCGTATTTATTCTAGCCTTAAGGTTTGGAATAAAATTGTCGAAGATTGTTCAGACGCTGGCATGGAGGAACATAGTCGCAATGCAACAGTTGCACGGTTTAAATGGTTATACGGCGATTTGAAACTAATGTTTAAAGATGACTATGATGATAAGGAATCCATGAAAACAGTTCAATGCATCATGCGTCAGACAGGAACAATTGGAATAAAGAGTTTGGAAAGTAAGAAGGACAAGATATTTGCCAGTCTTTGCATTGCTGATTTAAATTTGGCAAAGACAATGTATAAAATATTAAACAGATCAAAATGA